From the Cololabis saira isolate AMF1-May2022 chromosome 13, fColSai1.1, whole genome shotgun sequence genome, the window AAGGTAAGTTTCTTAGTGTTAAATAGAGGATGAACTGacttgtttgaaatctgctctcATGCTTGTATTTTCTTGGGTAGTGTTTCTCTTCTTTTGGATCTTGGGGTTCTTTAATATAGGATTTCCTTCTATAAAAGACACATTTATAATGATAGATGTTTCTTGGCAACGTATTAAGGATTTTTCTTCCCCCTTTCCTTAATCTGTTCTCCAGTATGTTCATCATTAACTTCTAACCCGTGAGTTTGAGCTCCCTTTTTCCATCCCTATGATTCATTGACATGACTCTTGGGCAATGCCTGAGTCTTTCCTTGATAGATGTAAATCAGGCGCTTTGGAAATAAATGGGTGGTTGTGTTGGGAcgtgttgtgttttttgtttgtagtTATTATTTTAGTAATTTAACTCAACTTTATGCAGATTTGGTTAACAGAAGTCAAAGTGATGTAACTTGTTTCTGCTGAGAAGGTACAGAGGGCATTCACTAAGGTGCTTAAGTGGTCACATGTCCACAGCTAAATTGCATCACTGTGTCATGGGAATACTCGCAGGCACTTTTTAGACCCCCTCTCACAGTCGTGAGAAAGTTCTTGTCCTCGTGTGGAGTTATTACAGTAGCACAGATGTAGCAGTCTGCATGCAAACCACTTTATTGTGTGCTCACCCAGGATCCTGATGTCATCCATGAGCCTTAATTAATGGAGATTAGAAGCAGTCATTATGCAAGGGAACACATAACTACATAGAAGCGTTTTCTGTTGTGAAATGGTTGTTCTAGTTTCACATAGCTgagatggttgttttttttctatcttCATCTTAATCTCAGGATAATGAAGAGCTCTCTTCTCTTGTTGGTGTTTCGATCACGAGATTATCCCCCTGACTTGCACAATCATAAAAGTCCACAGCAAAAGAGTCACATGTTTCATATTCACAGAAATCTgaaggtttttgttgttttaaaaaaaaaaatttaaactacAGAACTTTTCTTCTTGGAAGTTTGGTTATGAATGCACACTTGTATAAAAATCTAGGATCAATGTAAGATCAAATATAAACTAACGTAAATAAGAGCTTTATAAGGAGTTCACTTGTATCAAAGTACGTGAGCAGAACAGAGATGGGAGAGAAGCAGCTGACTGTAGCTACTTCTGTTTGGCTTGTGTTGACAGTCGATGTAAATAGTGTCCTCCTGTGATAGTGATGATAAAATGGCAAATATTCACAGAAAATACAAGTTGAGCTTCACACAAGCAAGAGGTTGAGAGTTTGCAGACCCCGCACAACCCCTGATCTGCTCATTGCTGTGTAAATTACCTGCAATTCAAAGAGGGAAAGCTAAAGGAGTGAATGTTAAAGAGATGGATCAGTTTAAATGTTCATTGTTTCTCTTTGGAACAAGATCAAATCTGCACTGCGGGTGCAGGCATGATAGGCATTTTGTTAAAACGTGAGTTGCCTATGCCTCGGAGCGCATCAGAAACAAGCATATCTTTAGATTTTTCAAATGCCATGTACCTGGCCTGTTATGCAAAACCAGAATGTGCATGTTTGATGACATGTCAGTCTTGTAAATACGTCACGCCAGTTTTTATCATACTAAAGGAAGGATATTCATCAGTAGTGTGACTGACAAGTGAGTCTGGAATGCTGACTTGTCTGGAACCTAACAGGAAAATCAGCGTGGAAGAAGATGTGTTTAAAAAGTGCTTAAAAGTAATGTGGTGAACGACTGAAAAGTTGTGGCATGGGTATTTACGAACATTAGAAGCACCCACTTAGTAAGATATGATCTGTTGTGTAGTCTGTAAACCTGGACTCTTCTGAATCAGTTTTGATATATTAAGTGTACAGAAGGGAAAGATGAGACAATTTATCCCTAGAGGTTTGTGGGGAAAgaattgtccttttttttcctcttaaggATATAACAGAATTACTATACCTTTTCAGATTAATTAACTGACAAAGCTGCAACTGTTGTcaatgctttttctctcaatgCAAGTTAGTTTCAAATAGAAAATACTGTTATTAATTTTGTTCAAGTGTTCAGTGAGACACTTTTTTCAGATTGAAGAGCCATTGGGGCAAATATAGTATAACCTTATAGTGAATCTCCAGGATTTCTTTACAAGTCAATTTTCCTGCTTGATATCTTCAAATACAGAAACATGATAAATTGATCCACTGGTCTGGATTTAGTTTTTTATGTCCTGTAGAGCTGCAGTTAACatttaacttattttttttcttctccctacATCCGGGTCTTGCCCTTATATTTAAATTGCAGCATCTCCTTGGACTCTGATCTGGCCTTCACGCAACACGCTGAAATTATTAGCTTTTAATGATATTGGTTCAAGGATGGCCACTGGCCATGAAAACTCTGAGCATTGTAGATTGTGCATCAAACAATGGCTCCCTCTGGGCGGACCGCACCCTGCATGTCCTTTTACTTGGTGAATGCGCTTTTCAGTTTGCACTTGATATGATAAGCTTTTGTCAATAGAAATGCCTAAGTCCAAAACTGTAGCAACATTGCTTGGTGCAGAATGAGCAACATGGCTCTTGCCACTGGTGAAATACTTATCGCTGCATTTGGAGTGATGCATTTAGATTTTTGCAGCCAGTTCCTATTAAATCAGTTTCAACAAAACAAGAAGGATGACCTGGGCTGAAACTTGAACAGTCAGCTTTATGTCAATATAAGGGACATTCTCCCAGTTCTCTGTGGCGCCTCCTCTCTGATATCAGGCCATGTCGAATGAGCAGTCAAAGCAAGGGCAAAGCCTACCGGGACTTTCACTCTCCTTCTGTTTAGCGGCGGGATTGTTTAGTCTGAAGGATGAGCTGTTTCTCTGTATAATTGTTTTCAGtcttgctgaatcatgaaatgctTCACGCTgaagtattttattttctggTCAGAATGGCTCACTAAAGAGACACCTGAAGGAGAATACCAAagtttattagttttttttgttgtttttcttttcagtatCTGGAAATGAGAAATATTAACCCTAATAGGATTaaacaaaaatttaaaaagaataaacaatttaagttctctcttcctctcctccacaGGTAATTGCGTCACAATACAAGAAGCCATTATGCTTCGGGAGATCCAAGAGCTTGGCTCACATGCCAAGGATATCTATGACTACCTCGTGGCAGGAATTGGTAAGTACTATTATTGTTTATCTGCGAAAATCATGCACCTTGCACTTCAttgttttccctctttttccctctgtTTCCTTCTAGATCCACGGGTAGCGGAGTACCCGCTGATGCAGAATCCAGTTTCCATGAGTGCAATATTGATGAGCTACCTTTTTTTCGTAATGTACCTTGGGCCTCGGATAATGGCCAACCGCAAGCCCTTCCAGCTTAAGGAAGCCATGATAGTCTACAACTTCACGCTAGTTGCACTATCGATATTCATCGTATATGAGGTAAAAATGTCTTAAATAGTTGGATATTTCAAATGACTTCATGCACATTTAAAGCGTTTTTACACAATCTTAGCAGCAATATTTCTGTTTTGATTTTTGTACAGATTTATGTTTAGACTCAGGTTTTTCCACAGGTGACTTAAGTATTTAATCGGAAAGTTAATAAAACCATCTTTTCATTTCTAGTTTCTGATGTCCGGATGGGCCACAACCTTTACCTGGAGATGTGACGCAGTTGACACCTCTAACAGTCCTCAAGCCCTACGGGTAAGTTCTCAGCTACTCAACTGCTACCAGTAAGTGAAATCAGTGGCGTTGTTGTTAATTGGAGCTTTTTTTCATTACTAGATGGTGAGAGTTGCATGGCTCTTCTGGTTTTCTAAAATCATCGAGCTAATGGACACAGTAAGTCCAGTCGCTTTCACCAAATGTCTAAGTTCTGAATAAAAGTAGAATGTTGGTCAGCATTCCTTCAGATGAATTAAATCAGCATTTTCTCTCTGTTAGATCTTCTTTGTGTTGAGGAAGAAACACAGCCAGATTACATTCCTGCACATCTTCCACCACTCGTTCATGCCCTGGACCTGGTGGTGGGGAGTCAGCTACGCTCCTGGTGAGTACACTTTCAGTTGATCTGAAAATAATGGAATCGAGGAACAAACCAGCCACAATCTCCTTTGTTTGGTGTTTGGTTAGATGGCCCTGCAGGAGACATTGTGTATCGTGTTTGTAAAGCTTACAGTTGTGTGTAGTGATAAACTGATTAAAAAGATActgtgcattttatttttaataatttttatcAAAGTTGGATTTTTGTCACCTGCCCAGACATTATTTTGGTGCCAGGGGTTGGTctaaacgctttttttttttatcacttaGGTGGAATGGGATCCTTCCATGCCATGGTGAATTCCTCTGTGCACGTCATCATGTATTTCTACTACGGCCTCGCTGCTTCTGGACCTCGTTTCCAGAAATTTTTGTGGTGGAAGAAATACATGACTGCCATTCAGCTGGTATGTATACCCTGTACTACTGTATGTACTAAGAGATGCGCTTAATTTGTTTTACTCTTAATTCTTATTCCATGGACCTTTTTCCATCTCGAAcggttttctttttctcaattttttaaTGTCAAATTAATATGTTTACGCTAAAGGCAACACATTATTCTACATCTATCTTCATCATGTACATGACTGACTCcaagctttattttattgtttcctCCGAAACAGACCCAGTTTGTCTTGGTATCTCTCCACGCCACTCAGTATTACTTCATGGACAGCTGCGACTACCAGTTCCCCATCATCATCCACCTCATCTGGGTGTACGGCACCTTCTTTTTCGTTCTGTTCTCAAACTTCTGGGTGCAGGCTTACGTGAAGGGTAAGCGACTGCCAAAACAGGAAGGTATCAATACAAAACAGTATCAGAACAGCACAGCAGCATGCACAAAAGGCAAGCATAACGAGAACGGAAAGCGCCATGAAAACGGGAAGCTCTGCGAGAACAGCAACGGCATCAACCACGAAGTTTCCAATGGCACCAGCAACGGCTCCGCCCACTTGGAGAACGGAAACCCCCAAAACAGCAAGATGAAGAAGGCTTAAGGACTCTGAAAGTAACTAAGAAGTATGAACCAGTCAGCCTGTTAAAACTACTACGGATTCCAAAGATAACTATGTCTGACTCTTTTCCagcttttagttttttgtgCAAAACATGGGAACAAATGTGGTCAATGATTTCCACAGCTGGGGTTCCACATTCGGTCGGTTTGAGTTGTGGACCCATCTATGGGGCACGACATATGAAGAGAAGATGTTTTgacataaatgttttcatcttcACTGATTAATGCAAGCAGCCTTCTAGTTCAGTTTCACACCAGTGGCCTTTCAGTCCACCTGTTGACCTGTccgacccccccccctgtgGACAGATGACTGTACAGTTTTATCAAACTTGAACATCCAGTTTTGTAAATAGTtttacaataaacaaacaaatgtaaCTCATTATATTGGTGTGCTTTATACTTTCTAAATTTTGTTACAATTCCTTATTTAAAACTTAATTGCCAATAAATCTTCCTTTTAAATAATCCTTCCTTCATATATTTTTGTCAGATTTGCAAAAAATAGTCTTTTAAATGATTAGATTTCTTCTTAACAGTTTTACTTCCAAGATATCAGGCCGTTGGGGCTCTCGGATACGGCTGCGTTGCAACAAAGAAACTATTTACGTTAGTTGCATGTGCCTCTTGTCTTGGCCATCCCGAGTATGTGCAGTACGTGGGAGGTAAACAAAAGATccattatgttttgttttaaaaaggaTTCCTGGCACGAGGCAGAGAAAAGCATTCTGCTGACGGGATCTACTTCCACCCCACTCCACCATCCACTCATAAATGATCTGGTACTTTTATTAAAACAACTAAGAAAGGCTTTGTTTATAATGCGTTAAAGCTGTAAACACAAGCTCAACCAACCAGAGGTGTGTGTTTGCTAAATGAATAGCATCCTTTGCAGTTTTATATTTGTAATGCATATATACAGCTGTAACAGTCCATCaaattgtattcatttatttaaattatttttttcagcaAAAAATCTTAAGTGGGTTAAATTCAACTTACTATCAACCAGCCAACGACTGAAGCAGTTCATCGCTCCTAAATGGTGTTGCAGGGTAACCAAGGAGCCCTGAGTTCCCCAAATACTTCCATGATAAATCCTGACTTTCTGATGAACATAGTTTATATTAATCAATTTGAGAATTTCCTTATGTTTGCTCACATATACAAAAGTTATTTTCTGATAAGGGTTCACAAACATTTCTGGTGCTTGAGAGAAGTTTAGTATTGCCAATGCCTTTTGTGTCTGTCTCAATTCATTTCAATGTGTTAATGTTTAAATTCTTGTAATGATTGTTGAAAAAATGcaataaatgaaaaagcatGAAGGGGTGGCGTCCCGACTAAATGACCACTGACTCTCAGTCAATATTTCAAGTTTAATTCCAAGCTGACATTACATTTCATGAGCAGTCAATTAAAATTTGTCTGGTGTGACGAGATTCTCAAGCATTCCTCCAGTGTGCATCACATTTCTACAGAGCTACTGCATACAGTTCTTAAAGTTgttgtctttttctgttttagagTCACAGGGCTGAATCCAGATCTCACTTTAGAGGCGTACTCCGTATGGGAGCGTGTGCTGAGCAGTGTGACATGAAGGGCGCTAAGCTATGAAGATGTTAAAACAGTGCAGACGCTGCACCCTGATCTGATTTGGGGGTCTACCGTTGATTTCACGTAGTGTAGTTTAGGTTTTGGCTGAGTGAAATCAGAGGGCCGCTAAAAGTCAGACTGCTCGTCTCCCGGCATGCATGAATGAGATACGCGAGGACCTTGGATGTGATCCTGGTTTgatattgcaattttttttcttttttgttgtcctGGAAGATGATTATAGACACAACTGTCTGTCTTAAGTGACGTTCTCCAGTATATAAAAGATGAGTTCCATCACATTGGGCTCGTCTTCCCTCTTCCGCCCCCTGCTATGGATAACTGGGATCAGTATACTATCTAAAGCATTGAGGTACTGGGAAGGAAGGGGCTGCCCGTTGCTCCCAGCGACAAACCCCACCTGCAATTAGAAAAGAACATACACTTACTTTTAATACAATCTCACACTTGTTTGAGGTTTTCATTCCTAAAATGGTAAACTTAAGAAAAATGTTCAGGCTGCCAGGAGACTCTGGGATAAAGGAAAAGAGTTGATATTAGTTGATATTAATAACTAAGAAGCAATTGCAAAAGAAAAGGAAGTAATCAGGCATAAATATCTAGATGATATTTCATCCTCATCTTTTTCGGACCTCTTGCGGGTCAAAAGTGACACGGAGACCCAGCTTGGCCATCCCATCTTCTTTCAGCAGTTTCAGATGGGGACACAGTGCCAGGCAGAATGCCCGGGCGATCCGCTCTGTAAGTCGGCTGTGCTCAGCAGAGTCAGTCGCTCCCCTTTTTGGATTTTGGCCCCTCTGCAGGAAGAACACCTGCACAAGCAGAGTTCACATTAGTGTAGAGGGTGCTCGATAATGCTGGTGGACTTGATGCTGATATTTGTAGCTGATCATCACACATACTTCTGTCCAGCGAATTATCTTCCCATTTTCTTTGTATTCAGACTTCTGGAACATCTTCGTACTGCTGATAGACTCCATAGATTTCCCATCGATGGGGCTTATGACGCTGAAAAGCACAAGTATTGTTTAGGGGCCTGACTGTACAGTTTATTAcaagtcaatcaatcaatcaatcaattcatatttatttcgagcaataaacataacataagttacctgcgtgcaacataaaattaaacaaataccttttatcaggtttttcaggtgcaggttcaaaatacaaattaattcgtcaacactcgaaagggagtgggaagaagaaaacttatttaatcccacccctgtttctcattaacaacttgacagattttttttttttttaaggcttcctcctgtctcaacatttgaaccaaaaaaatgaaaaaaagacctatatcaaattataataaaaaattttcTACAATTCACCTCACCTAAATTCACACACATTGTGGCCACGAAATGCAGATGCATTACAAGTGACTAAGATggatgtttatgttcatttttattataaCCTGAATATTTGTCACCTCCTACTGATTAGCTCTTCCAGTTGTTTTCTTATCATCAGCTCCCAATCATAAATGATCTGAAATGTCATTAACTCTTGGCTAACCTTGTTCCGTTGAAATGACCACATGAACTTCAACCAGCTGGACACACTCACCCCTTGTTCACAGTGCATTTCTCCTCCACCCACTGTAAACAAACAAGCTCCtggctctctgattggtcaagcCGTCCACATGTGACGGTGTAGTCTTTCATCTCCCGGAGCGACCGGCGGATCTCCCCCATGGTTTCCACGGTGACCTGCACCATGAGCCCATCTGGGAAGAGGGGACAGCGATACAGaagaagcacacacacacacacacacacaaacacacacacactctctctctcaacGTGTGTCAACATGCATACACTCCTACACAAACAGTGTTAAAATGTacgcggacacacacacacacacatacaaagatCAGCAGACTCTGAATAAGACAGTTCTGAGGTAGGGATGCTCAACTTTTGACAACAGAAGCTGTGAATTTCCTGCAAGCGGGagggaaaaactaaaagatgTGTCTGTCTGGCCTCCCTTCTTGGTGGATATCCTACCCTCGACAATGCTGGACTTGGCCAGGTATCCTGCAGATGGTTTCAGGGCACTACTGAATATAAAAAAGCAGGATCCAGTGACTGAAAGACAAAAAGGAAGTAATGTTTCAGTCTCATTTAAATCAACGAGACAAACATGTTGTGCCATCTAGTGTTACATGACCGGGAGTGCAGCACTATTGTCCACTTGAGCTCATGTTGCAACTGTCAAATACAATCTTGTAATATTCAGCGTTATTTTGGACCACAACTGGAAAGAGAAAATGCCTGACATCTTGTGATAAAGTCGTGCACTGTGAGGTCACCTTTGCGAGGCTGATTGTGGATGCTGATGGCTTGGGTTTGGTACTGGCCATCATCCGTCTGCACACAGATGAGGTGGGAGTCTGCGGTCTCGTTGAAGCATGCTCCGATTGCCAGCACCTGCTCGTTGGACTTACTCAGGGCTTTCATCAGCTTTCATTAATTAACAGAAACAGGCAAAAGAAAAGGAGGCTTAGGAAAAATGACAGACACAGTTGATACCTCCTTGTGGCTTCATCTTACTTCATTATAGCCAGTGGTCGGCATCTTTATGCAGGTCCTCTGAGCTTCCAGATCCACAGTGAGTCCCGGTACCATTGGTAGGCTGTATCGGTAATTCCTAAAGTCCtgatgaagaagaaaagaagaagaaagtcaGTCTCTTTTAGGAGAAGTTTGGTAGAAATTGTGAAACCAAAAATCTGACTGAAGCTGGGAAATGTGATTTTGTAAGAAGTGACAGCTATTACAAAATATCATACTCACCACTAACAGTCTCATTATGGTGTGGCCTATTTCCCCAAACAAGGGCTTCCTGAAACGTACACTGTACAGAGGACACGGGTAAACTGCAAATAGAAACAAACGGGGATGACCAAGGGGAAATCCTGTTAGCAACTTAGCTGTGAGATTTTATTGAGTTGCTCTGCTTACATCTGTACTCAGCCCCCAATCGCAGCATGAGGCGAAGGGGGAAGGCTTTGGCCCAGGCCACCTCCGCTCTGTGGACCAACAGGCCAAAGAGGTAGGGCTGGTTGGGCAGAGGTAGACCTTGGAGGGACTGGAGGGTGGAGCGGACGTACATGAAGCCTGCATGATCACTAGTGCCTAGGAAGCGACTGCCAAACAGGAACAGTGACAGGTGTTTTACAACCTTCCCTgtggaaacaaaacaacagaGGGACGGATGAGCAATGAGGAAAATGATTCTGATAGGCAGGTAACGTTCAGTGTACAGTACGAGTCGGGACTGGCTCTGACCTGCGACCGTGTCCCTGTACAACTGGATGAAGTGGCTGAAAATGTCTTTGGGGAAGGTTTTCTCTTCAGGCAGGCACTGAAGCAgcaccaccacctccacttgGCCAACAGCATGCATTCCCTTAGTTGTCACACACCAGCACTTCCTGTTCACATCTATGGCACAATCAAAGCACAACCTGAGTGgagagtaggaatgggcgatattttaccgttcacgataaaccgtcaaaaaaattccccacggtaagaatttgtcatctcgcggtaaaaacgataaattgaggaaatgagaaagaaagaaagaaagaaagaaagaaagaaagaaagaaagaaagaaagaaattagcctgaaagaaagaaagaaattagcccgaaagaaagaaagaaattagcccgaaagaaagaaagaaagaaagaaagaaagaaagaaagaaagaaattagcccgaaagaaagaaagaaattagcccgaaagaaagaaagaaagaaattagcctgaaagaaagaaagaaataaagaaaattagcctgaaagaaagaaagaaagaaagaaatgagccagaaagaaagaaagaaagaaagaaagaaaattagcctgaaagaaagaaagaaagaaagaaagaaagaaattagcctgaaagaaagaaagaaagaaattagcctgaaagaaagaaagaaagaaagaaattagcctgaaagaaagaaagaaagaaagaaagaaagaaagaaagaaagaaagaaagaaagaaagaaattagcctgaaagaaagaaagaaattagcctgaaagaaagaaagaaagaaagaaagaaagaaagaaagaaagaaagaaagaaagaaagaaagaaagaaattagcctgaaagaaagaaagaaagatgatgacactttttgtattggtattttttttatcgttatcgggataaatgccagaaattatcgtgatacattttttagtccataccgcccatccctagtggagaGGTAATTACTTATTCTTTGTTTTAACGTCGTAACATACACTTTGTGCAGTTTATGAGATGCAGCACAAAGAAACAGAAAGGAAGAGATGAAGTACGTACAGTTGACCAGCTTGACCATAGCCAGCAGGTTGGCATTGAGCACAAACACCAGCGGCTTGGGCCTGCCGCTCTCCAGCTCCTGGATGAGCAGCGTCTCAGAgggctgctcctccacagtgTAGTCTGAAGATACAGCAAACAggctttctgttttcttttttctttttctgatgtGCTGTTCCATAAAATAGATCTAGATAACTGTATGAGGGCATACTGTATATGTGCAAAAAAGGCAGTGCAAATAAAGCTAAGTAGAAGGTTAACAACTGTTCAAGTGTGGATTTGGATACATGTAaattttcagaataaaccagtttAGATGTTTTGATAAAATTGGTCAGTAAGTGCTCTGGCTTTAGTCCTTCATGAACTTTAGAGACTACAAGTATTGTGCTGCCAAATTGCAAAGCatgcttatttttttgtttatttcatctgaaataaaagagagaagaaagcATGACATGAAGTCTGGAAAATACTTGCATCTGGAGGACTGTAAAAAGAGGCAAAAAGTCTGTTTTTCAGACATGCTGTAAAATTACCTCCTTTGACTCCTGTAGAGGTGAGGATAGGCGGCAGGCCGTCCAAAGGAATGAGGTTGGCAGAGCTGCTCACTAAAGCTGTGGTGCTCCAGCCGTATGGACCGCAGGCCTCCTGCAAATGAATTGGGGCAGAGGAGTGGGGTCACATGACTCCCTGATCTACGAAACGTTGACAGGAATCATTCGTTTGTCTCAAGGGCAAAAGCATGACAGTTAGTCCGATCTGCACGGTATTTCCACAGCATAGTTTTTTTTAGGGTGAACATACACTGATGGCGGTCCCATTTGGTCTCAAAGTTCTCCTGATCTGTGGTGAACCCACAGGACTTTTATTGGGCCCACCCAGCATTCGCTTCATCAGCGGCGAGAAGGACGGTCCCCTCAATGGTGTGGTCGGAGCAGACTCCGACTGCTGATTGCTGCACATTTCATCCGCAAACCACACCCTCCTTCTTCCCCTAGGAGGTGTCCCTGAGAGAGAGGATGAAAGGGTTACTTAcgtgtatatttttttttatttgtctttattGTCGTCTttacaacatcaacaaaaaccTGCACTCACTTTTTATGAGGGTTGAATGACAGGAAACGCAAACCCGAC encodes:
- the zfyve9b gene encoding zinc finger FYVE domain-containing protein 9, encoding MLKFFSARDDDNESLLGGITEDEGENPSLQDTKQHWLNRPSVLVLNKEDVGCAQIRPESPSNATSDATLGSTFRPCEQKSERHTKMASHQAILEEGSCTVTAISAWSERESSSTLVLSAAEAVWLEEEKNKEGLAEKTQDLPSKEDSVIEEKELEETGLEQQEHSCSVSAPSSLSAEDMCGGGAGEFPSQCETARSEGEDGTKNNNSQVEGAMGECAGLPVDPDNEAQMSPAGILSKDRGTVLGEVAPVWVPDAEAQVCMKCGVKFTFTKRRHHCRACGKVFCALCSNLKFRLTHLDGKEGRVCVSCHSTLIKRTPPRGRRRVWFADEMCSNQQSESAPTTPLRGPSFSPLMKRMLGGPNKSPVGSPQIRRTLRPNGTAISEACGPYGWSTTALVSSSANLIPLDGLPPILTSTGVKGDYTVEEQPSETLLIQELESGRPKPLVFVLNANLLAMVKLVNYVNRKCWCVTTKGMHAVGQVEVVVLLQCLPEEKTFPKDIFSHFIQLYRDTVAGKVVKHLSLFLFGSRFLGTSDHAGFMYVRSTLQSLQGLPLPNQPYLFGLLVHRAEVAWAKAFPLRLMLRLGAEYRFYPCPLYSVRFRKPLFGEIGHTIMRLLVDFRNYRYSLPMVPGLTVDLEAQRTCIKMPTTGYNELMKALSKSNEQVLAIGACFNETADSHLICVQTDDGQYQTQAISIHNQPRKVTGSCFFIFSSALKPSAGYLAKSSIVEDGLMVQVTVETMGEIRRSLREMKDYTVTCGRLDQSESQELVCLQWVEEKCTVNKGVISPIDGKSMESISSTKMFQKSEYKENGKIIRWTEVFFLQRGQNPKRGATDSAEHSRLTERIARAFCLALCPHLKLLKEDGMAKLGLRVTFDPQEVGFVAGSNGQPLPSQYLNALDSILIPVIHSRGRKREDEPNVMELIFYILENVT
- the elovl1b gene encoding elongation of very long chain fatty acids protein 1b; its protein translation is MLREIQELGSHAKDIYDYLVAGIDPRVAEYPLMQNPVSMSAILMSYLFFVMYLGPRIMANRKPFQLKEAMIVYNFTLVALSIFIVYEFLMSGWATTFTWRCDAVDTSNSPQALRMVRVAWLFWFSKIIELMDTIFFVLRKKHSQITFLHIFHHSFMPWTWWWGVSYAPGGMGSFHAMVNSSVHVIMYFYYGLAASGPRFQKFLWWKKYMTAIQLTQFVLVSLHATQYYFMDSCDYQFPIIIHLIWVYGTFFFVLFSNFWVQAYVKGKRLPKQEGINTKQYQNSTAACTKGKHNENGKRHENGKLCENSNGINHEVSNGTSNGSAHLENGNPQNSKMKKA